The Mycolicibacterium insubricum DNA segment GACCACCGCCGCGGCGAGCACACCGACGACGACGGCGGTGGCGAGCCGGATGATCGAAGGTCCGTCGGACAGGCGCACGGTCACGCCGTTCAGATTACGTACCGAGGGGTGAGATCAGGCGTGCGTGCCGGCCGCCGCGCAGGCCCACTGAACATCCTGGGCATCGGAGTTCATGTTGGTGGCGGTGGTGTTCAGCGAGTTACCGCCGCCGTGCAGCCCCATCAACAGCACCAGCTTGGTCGCGCGCAGCGACCAGGACCGCATCGGCGAGGAGATCGACGGGTCCAGACCGGGGGTGTTCGACGCTTCCATGGCGGAGCCGGCCGCCTGGCGCAGCGCAGTGCGCCCGGTCTGGTTCGAACTCACCACGGTGGGGTCGCGGTAGTCGACCGAGTTCCCGTCGCCGGCGGTGTTGTAGGCGAAGTCCTCGTAGTTCTGCGCGGCGTAGTTCAACGCGACGGAGAACATCTTGCAGGCGGTGACGGCCGGGACGGCTCCGCTGTCGGCGGCGGCGTCCGCGGCGGGGGCAGCGGCCGGATCGAGTGCTGGCGCAGCGTCGGCGGGAGGGGCGGCCGGACCCGGCGCCGGGGTGCTTTCGGCGGGCGCAGATGCCGCGACCGGAGTCGCCGCCACCGGTTCGGTGGCGGCGGGCGGCGCGGCGCCGGGCTGGCCGGTGGCCGACTCAGCCGGCACGGCTGGTTCGACATCGGCGACGGTGACGGGTGCAGAGGCCAGCGCAAAACCGGTGGCCAGCAGCGCGGCGAGGGCGCGACGGGGTCGCATCATCGGGACGGGTTCCTTTCCTCGGCCGCACCGAGCGCGCACCGACATGGGAGTGAGTGTGCGCAAAGCGGCTCAGCATCGCATGATCGGCGGGCGATATGTCCGAACGGTAAACGCCGCGCCAACAGCGTGTCGGCGATTGGAATCAGCGTGATTTCAGTGCGCGCCCGGTAAACCGCATTGTGCGCCAATGGCTTTTAGCTCAGATAACAGAAATTGCGGCAGCTCATGTCAGTTTCGGGCGACAGGCGAAGAGTTGTTTCGAGGTTTACCTTTTCGACACCTGATTGCTCAAGTATTCCCCGGGAACGGCCCCGTCGGGGTCGCGCAGATTCGAGAGGCGTCAACTTTCATGATGCAGCGTATTGCCGCCGTGGCAGCCACGGTGCTGCTGGTGCCGCTGGTCGCGGCCACGCCGGCGCTGGCCGACCCGGCGCCGGACGTGCAGCCGGTCGCCAACTCCGACGCCCCCGCGCCCGAGGGCGCGGTACCACCGCCCGGCGGCCCGGCCGGCCCGGTGCCATCGGCCCCGCCCGGGACGCTGGTCACCCCGGACGGCTGGACCCTGAACGTAGTCGGGAAGGAGGAGTCGATGGAGCCGGTGGCCTCGCTCACCGGCGCCCCGACCTCGCGGGAGTACATCGTCGACGGCACCTTCACCGGTGAGGTGACCGGCAAGGGCAGCACCGAGCTGGGCGGCGGAACGCTGGAGGCCGGCTACCAGATCGGTTGCGGCATCATCCAGGACGACATCGAGTCCATCACCACCGCGGGCATCACGCCGTTCATCTCCTCGCCCATCCACCTGTTTCCGACGCCGAGCCTGGATCAGCGTGGCTTTTTCCCGGCCGGCATCGCCGGCGCCGTCACCCAGCAGATCAAGATCGACCTCAAGCCCGGAACGGTGAACATCGTTCCGGTGGGCAAGAAGTCGTTCAAGGGCACCAAGCCGCGCATCTCGATCACTGGCTTCCGGATCAAGATCGACGGTTGCGCCGGCCAGTCGTTCGTCCGATCGTATGCCACCCTGACCAGCTCCACCGACAACACCGATGACGTGATCACGTATCTCGGTGTGACCAAGGCCGTGTGAGGAAGCCCATCATGAAAACATTCGCAACGATCGCCGCCACCGGCCTGCTGATGGCCGTCGCCGCGGCCCCGTGCGCAATTGCCGACCCGAGTCCGGACGCGGCGCCCGCCGATCCGGCTGCCGCCGTCGAGCCGGTCGCCGATGCCGGGCCGCCGCCGGACACCGGTGTGGTGGCCTCCGGACCCGACGGAGTGGCCCACACCCCCGACGGCCGCACCCTGACCGTACGGGCCAAGGACGAGACCCAGCTGCCCATCGCGCCGCTGACCACCTCGCTGTCTTCCCGGGAATGGCTGGTCGGGGCGACCTTCACCGGCGAGGGCATGGACAGCGTCAAGGGTGGCACGCTGGAGGTCGGCTACCAGATCGGCTGCGGCATCGAGATGGACAAGGTCAAGCTCAACGGCTCGATCGGTCTGGGCACCGGTAACTTCGCCTACGACCCCACGATCGCCGACCCGACCGGCCGGCTCGGCACCGTCTTCACCATGCCCATCCAGGGGCAGATCGAGGTCGAGCCCCGCCCCGGCACCATCACCAGCGTGATCGTCGACAAGAAGTCGTTCAAGGGCAACAAGACCCGCGTCACGGTGCGCGACATCCACATCAAGATCGACAACTGCGTCGGCGCCTCGACCCTGCGGTCTTACGCGGTGCTGACCAGTTCGGGCACCGACGCCGACGACATCGTCGCCTACTACGGCGTCGCGAAGACCTTCTGATGATTCGGAAGGTGCTGGCCGCCGGACTGCTGACCGGTGTGGCGCTGGCCGGCGCGGCCACCGCCGCCGCGGACCCCGATCCGGCGGCTCCGGTGGTCGATGCCCAGGCGCCGGCCGCCCCGGATGCACCCGCTCCGGATGCACCGGCGGCACCGGGCCTGACCGAGCACCCGGGCACGCGCAGCGGCAACGGCCTGACGGATGCGTTCAGTCACCCTTATGAGCTGCAACTCGGCCAGGCGCCGTCGAATGCCATCGGGTATGACCCGAGCCTCAACAACCCGCTGTCGCAGAGCGATTTCCTCAACCCCAAGCGCTATCGGGTACCCGGTGCTGAGGCGGACAACCAGTACGCACTGCAGCCCGGTGTCGACGGCCCGTTCGCCCGGGTCGACGGGCTGAAGGGCACCCACGCCATGCTGCACGGCGCGCTGGGCCGGATGCCGCACGAGCAGATGTCGCAGCCGCTGCCCGGCACCGCCCCCCCGCCCGGCACCAATATCCCGGTCGGCGAGCTCGGCAACCTCGACGATCCCGAGGCCGCAACCGTCCCGGTGTACGGCACGGCGCCCGCCCCGGCGGGATCCGCCCCGCGGCTGGCCCAGCCCGCCCCGCCCGTCGAAGACGCTCCCGCTCCCTAGCGGGAGAATCGCCGGGCCAGCCCGCGGCGATCCGGTTTCCCGACGCCGAGCCGCGGGAGTTCGGTGACCACGTGCACTTCCCGCGGCGCGGCGGTCACCGGCAGCCGTTGCGCCACCCGGTGTCTCAACGCGGCCAGGGTCGGCGCCGTCGCACCGGCGGCGAGGGTGATCGCCGCGACCACCCGTTGGCCCAGCCGCTCGTCGGGCACCCCGAATACGACGGCCTCGGCCACGGCCGGGTCTTCGTTCAGCGCGGCCTCGACCACCTGCGGCAGCACCTTCAGCCCACCGGTGGCGATGGCGTCGTCGACCCGACCCAGCACCCGCAGTCGTCCGGTTGCGTCGAGTTCGCCGAGGTCGTCGGTGCGAAACCAGCCGGGTTCGGCGAACGGGTCAGGCGCCGAATCGATGCGGCGGTTCCCGCTTCGACTCCGCTCCGCAAGCTCCGC contains these protein-coding regions:
- a CDS encoding MspA family porin, which translates into the protein MMQRIAAVAATVLLVPLVAATPALADPAPDVQPVANSDAPAPEGAVPPPGGPAGPVPSAPPGTLVTPDGWTLNVVGKEESMEPVASLTGAPTSREYIVDGTFTGEVTGKGSTELGGGTLEAGYQIGCGIIQDDIESITTAGITPFISSPIHLFPTPSLDQRGFFPAGIAGAVTQQIKIDLKPGTVNIVPVGKKSFKGTKPRISITGFRIKIDGCAGQSFVRSYATLTSSTDNTDDVITYLGVTKAV
- a CDS encoding MspA family porin encodes the protein MMKTFATIAATGLLMAVAAAPCAIADPSPDAAPADPAAAVEPVADAGPPPDTGVVASGPDGVAHTPDGRTLTVRAKDETQLPIAPLTTSLSSREWLVGATFTGEGMDSVKGGTLEVGYQIGCGIEMDKVKLNGSIGLGTGNFAYDPTIADPTGRLGTVFTMPIQGQIEVEPRPGTITSVIVDKKSFKGNKTRVTVRDIHIKIDNCVGASTLRSYAVLTSSGTDADDIVAYYGVAKTF